The following coding sequences are from one Nitrosopumilaceae archaeon window:
- a CDS encoding 50S ribosomal protein L21, with product MTTKKPHGRSHGFMHKSRSVMTKDRIRGVSFLMRTFVKGDKALVIIDPSQHKALPHRRYHGKVGTITSVGRRVVTMDVKLGNKTKTLITRLDHIKPFGV from the coding sequence ATGACTACAAAGAAACCACATGGTCGTTCTCATGGATTCATGCACAAGTCACGTTCTGTCATGACCAAGGATAGAATAAGAGGAGTATCTTTCCTAATGAGAACATTTGTCAAAGGAGACAAGGCTCTTGTAATCATAGATCCTTCACAACACAAAGCATTGCCACATCGAAGATACCATGGCAAAGTTGGAACTATAACAAGTGTTGGACGCAGAGTTGTAACAATGGATGTTAAGCTAGGTAATAAAACAAAAACTCTCATAACAAGATTAGATCATATAAAACCATTTGGTGTATAA
- a CDS encoding isocitrate/isopropylmalate family dehydrogenase, protein MGKRASVMKGDGIGPEIVDAMLHVLKSCNTQTELILCEAGSEQWEKNARRDVTYIPDSTMKLLGETNACFKGPTTTIPIPNAPRSVAVTLRQKFELYSNIRPIKTYQRLSPTKELNFVCFREATEGLYTGIEFKISEEAAIAIRKITRHGSSRFINSAFSWAKQYNLKKIVAITKRNILKVTDGMFWEEVEKAARANPGINVEELYIDNMTQQLVIKPEQFNGSVLISTNLFMDIISELASGIIGSIGLVYSANMGDSYAMFEAAHGSAPSFKGQNKVNPTAAILSGAWMLEYLGESQIKEAIFSATEQVINEGKYVTFDIGGNATTSKMAEVIAQTASQKLRK, encoded by the coding sequence TTGGGAAAAAGAGCTTCAGTAATGAAAGGAGATGGAATAGGTCCTGAAATTGTTGATGCAATGTTACATGTACTAAAATCATGCAATACCCAAACTGAATTAATCTTGTGTGAAGCAGGATCTGAACAGTGGGAAAAAAATGCTCGTCGGGATGTGACATACATTCCAGATTCCACCATGAAATTACTTGGAGAAACTAACGCATGTTTTAAAGGTCCCACTACAACAATTCCAATACCAAATGCACCAAGAAGTGTAGCAGTCACTCTTAGGCAAAAATTTGAACTATACTCCAACATCAGACCGATCAAAACATACCAGAGATTATCACCAACCAAAGAACTGAATTTTGTATGTTTTAGGGAAGCTACGGAGGGCTTGTACACAGGAATAGAGTTCAAGATATCTGAAGAGGCAGCAATAGCAATTAGAAAAATAACGCGTCATGGAAGTAGTCGATTCATAAACTCGGCATTTTCATGGGCAAAACAATATAATTTGAAAAAGATTGTAGCAATCACAAAGAGAAATATTCTCAAAGTTACGGATGGAATGTTTTGGGAGGAAGTTGAAAAAGCAGCAAGAGCAAATCCTGGAATTAATGTTGAGGAGTTGTACATTGACAACATGACCCAGCAGCTAGTGATAAAACCTGAACAGTTCAACGGTTCTGTTCTAATAAGTACAAACTTGTTTATGGATATAATATCAGAATTGGCCTCTGGAATAATTGGTTCCATAGGATTAGTTTATTCTGCAAACATGGGAGACTCTTATGCCATGTTTGAGGCAGCACATGGAAGTGCACCTTCATTTAAGGGTCAAAACAAAGTAAACCCAACTGCCGCTATCTTATCTGGTGCATGGATGCTTGAATATTTGGGAGAATCTCAAATAAAAGAAGCAATATTTTCTGCAACAGAACAAGTAATCAACGAAGGCAAGTACGTTACCTTTGATATTGGCGGTAATGCCACAACCTCAAAGATGGCCGAAGTCATAGCACAAACAGCATCACAAAAACTGAGAAAATAA
- the radA gene encoding DNA repair and recombination protein RadA, producing MDEVRLDSLDGVGPVTTKKLNDAGIHNIMDLLVRGPVDIAEITGMEFDTAAKLVTKARESLIESGQLQKEFVSATEIYKRRQDIGKVSTDTNALDMLFDGGIETQAVTEVYGEFGSGKTQFCHTMCVNVQKPKEEGGLDGGVLYIDTENTFRPERIVSIAKAKGLDPAKALDRIIVAKAYNSSHQELIMQEAGTVIEENKIKLIVVDSAVGLFRSEYLGRGTLSIRQQRLNKFMHLLTRTAETYNVAAIATNQVMSSPDTFFGDPTRPIGGNVVAHSSTYRVYFKKSGKKRIARMVDSPHHPEQEVIFTLTEAGVSDPEEESKKKKKDESEE from the coding sequence ATGGATGAAGTAAGATTAGACAGTTTAGATGGGGTCGGCCCAGTAACTACCAAGAAGCTAAATGATGCAGGTATTCATAACATAATGGATCTGCTAGTGAGAGGTCCAGTGGATATAGCAGAGATCACTGGAATGGAATTTGATACTGCGGCAAAACTAGTAACCAAAGCAAGAGAGTCTCTTATTGAATCTGGACAACTTCAAAAAGAATTTGTTAGTGCTACTGAAATTTATAAAAGAAGACAGGATATTGGAAAGGTTTCTACTGATACAAATGCATTAGATATGTTATTTGACGGTGGAATTGAAACACAAGCTGTCACAGAAGTTTATGGTGAATTTGGTTCTGGAAAAACACAGTTTTGTCATACAATGTGCGTGAATGTTCAAAAACCAAAAGAAGAAGGCGGTCTAGATGGAGGAGTTTTGTATATTGATACTGAAAATACATTCAGACCTGAAAGAATTGTTTCTATTGCAAAAGCAAAAGGTCTTGATCCAGCAAAAGCATTAGATAGAATTATTGTTGCCAAAGCATACAATAGCTCACACCAAGAGCTAATAATGCAAGAAGCAGGCACAGTAATAGAAGAAAATAAAATTAAACTAATTGTAGTTGATTCCGCAGTAGGATTGTTTAGATCGGAATATCTGGGAAGAGGAACACTTTCTATTAGACAGCAAAGATTGAACAAATTCATGCATCTTCTAACAAGAACTGCTGAAACATACAATGTTGCTGCCATTGCAACAAACCAAGTAATGTCATCCCCAGATACATTCTTTGGTGACCCGACACGTCCAATTGGAGGAAACGTTGTTGCACATTCAAGCACATACAGGGTGTACTTTAAGAAATCTGGAAAGAAGAGGATTGCAAGAATGGTTGACAGTCCACATCATCCAGAACAAGAAGTAATATTCACTCTGACCGAAGCTGGTGTATCAGATCCAGAAGAAGAATCAAAGAAGAAAAAGAAAGACGAATCTGAGGAATAG
- a CDS encoding HemK2/MTQ2 family protein methyltransferase: protein MQNKSIKTEYYSPAEDTLFFANHIQNEKGKSALDIGTGSGYLANILLPNFEVVIATDISFDATRKAYQLIQNCICCNSADPIIMKFDLVICNMPYLPSEKIIDPAVDGLGEGLVIPLQIIKSAKNVIKKGGKMIYLTSSLANHKKLLERTEHLGFHARIVATKKMFFEELILVEAVLK from the coding sequence TTGCAAAACAAATCAATAAAAACTGAATATTATTCTCCAGCAGAGGATACGTTATTTTTTGCAAATCACATCCAAAATGAAAAAGGAAAATCTGCCCTTGACATTGGCACTGGTTCTGGATATCTTGCAAATATTTTATTGCCAAACTTTGAGGTTGTAATAGCAACTGACATTAGCTTTGATGCAACAAGGAAAGCTTACCAATTAATCCAAAATTGCATCTGTTGTAATTCTGCAGACCCGATTATTATGAAATTTGATCTTGTCATTTGCAACATGCCATATCTGCCCTCTGAAAAAATTATTGATCCAGCAGTTGATGGTCTAGGTGAGGGATTGGTAATTCCACTTCAAATAATAAAATCAGCAAAAAATGTCATAAAAAAAGGAGGCAAAATGATATACTTGACGTCATCACTTGCAAATCACAAAAAGTTATTGGAGAGGACTGAACATCTAGGATTTCATGCAAGGATAGTGGCAACAAAGAAAATGTTTTTTGAAGAATTGATCCTAGTTGAAGCCGTTTTAAAATGA
- the msrA gene encoding peptide-methionine (S)-S-oxide reductase MsrA codes for MKATFGAGCFWHVEALFRQVKGVKSTTVGYLGGSLKDPTYEDVCSGQTGHAEVVQIEYDPNMVSYNDLLTVFWNNHDPTTLNRQGPDVGDQYRSAIFFYDAEQEETAKISKEKLQNSDKFKGRKIVTEIIPASSFYKAEDYHQQYFEKCGLH; via the coding sequence ATGAAAGCTACTTTTGGAGCAGGCTGCTTTTGGCATGTTGAAGCATTATTTCGACAGGTAAAAGGAGTAAAATCCACAACAGTAGGATATCTTGGAGGTTCTCTCAAAGATCCAACCTATGAAGATGTGTGCTCTGGGCAAACTGGACATGCTGAAGTAGTTCAAATAGAATATGACCCAAACATGGTATCATATAATGATCTTCTTACAGTCTTTTGGAATAACCATGACCCAACCACATTAAACAGACAAGGTCCAGATGTAGGAGATCAATATAGATCTGCTATATTTTTCTACGATGCAGAACAAGAAGAAACTGCAAAAATTTCAAAGGAAAAATTACAAAACTCTGACAAATTCAAGGGAAGGAAAATTGTTACTGAAATCATACCTGCATCTTCGTTTTACAAAGCGGAAGATTATCATCAGCAATATTTTGAAAAGTGCGGACTACATTAA
- a CDS encoding DDE-type integrase/transposase/recombinase gives MKSLTNNRQEKGKEIALNPNVQILRISDNLYHVKSQTTKREYDVISTESGWICGCPDHTYRKICCKHIHAVEFSIRLREQVRKENAVTIEQLNVSVCPHCNSDKIVKHGIRHNENFDIQRWFCNECNKWFSFNIGFENMRANSQAVTSAMQLYFTGESLRSIQKFLRLQGVNVSHQAIYKWIKKYTKLMENYLSKITPQVGDTWRADEVWVKVKGDMKYLFALMDDETRFWIAKEVANSKEKHDASTLFKQAKEVTGTKPKVIITDGLRSYADAYNKEFRTQQNPRTVHIKQIRLQGQRNNNKMERLNGEFRDREKVVRGIKKDDSPLISGYQIYHNYIRPHMALDGKTPSEVCGITIQGNDKWKTLIQKASL, from the coding sequence TCTCTATCATGTCAAATCTCAAACAACAAAAAGAGAGTATGATGTCATATCAACAGAATCAGGTTGGATCTGCGGATGCCCTGACCACACTTATAGAAAGATTTGTTGCAAGCATATTCACGCAGTTGAATTTAGTATCAGGCTTCGAGAACAAGTGAGAAAAGAAAACGCAGTAACAATAGAGCAACTAAACGTTTCAGTTTGTCCTCATTGCAATTCTGATAAAATAGTAAAGCATGGAATAAGACACAATGAAAATTTTGATATTCAAAGATGGTTCTGCAATGAATGTAACAAGTGGTTTAGTTTCAATATTGGTTTTGAAAACATGCGAGCAAATTCACAGGCAGTAACATCAGCAATGCAACTCTACTTTACAGGCGAATCTCTAAGATCAATTCAAAAGTTCTTGAGATTGCAAGGTGTAAACGTATCACATCAGGCTATTTACAAATGGATTAAAAAATACACTAAACTCATGGAAAATTATCTATCAAAGATTACTCCACAAGTAGGCGACACATGGCGAGCCGATGAAGTCTGGGTTAAAGTAAAAGGCGATATGAAATACCTTTTTGCATTAATGGATGATGAGACTCGTTTTTGGATAGCAAAAGAGGTTGCAAATTCCAAAGAAAAGCATGATGCAAGTACGTTATTCAAACAGGCAAAAGAGGTAACTGGAACAAAGCCAAAGGTGATAATCACAGATGGATTGAGAAGCTATGCAGATGCGTATAACAAGGAATTTCGAACACAACAAAATCCTAGAACAGTTCACATAAAGCAAATTAGATTGCAAGGACAAAGGAACAATAACAAAATGGAAAGGCTAAATGGAGAGTTTAGAGATCGTGAGAAAGTAGTAAGGGGAATCAAGAAAGATGATTCTCCATTGATTTCAGGTTATCAAATTTATCACAATTACATTAGACCTCACATGGCATTAGACGGTAAGACGCCATCAGAAGTTTGCGGAATTACAATTCAAGGTAACGATAAATGGAAAACTTTGATTCAGAAGGCTAGCTTATGA
- a CDS encoding RNA polymerase Rpb4, protein MEEIKKKQPISVSEVKEIMEKSDPESMDQIQRWTFDYVSKFAKIDGKAAKKLKQQLVKECGITEEEAVEIVNNLPSTEAELRAFTFGWKKLILAETLEKMLKIIKENV, encoded by the coding sequence ATGGAAGAGATAAAAAAGAAACAACCAATTTCTGTATCTGAAGTTAAAGAAATTATGGAAAAATCTGATCCAGAATCTATGGATCAAATACAAAGATGGACATTTGACTATGTATCCAAATTTGCAAAAATTGACGGAAAGGCTGCAAAAAAACTCAAGCAACAACTTGTTAAAGAATGTGGAATTACAGAAGAGGAAGCAGTAGAAATTGTAAATAACCTCCCAAGTACAGAGGCAGAGTTACGTGCATTTACCTTTGGCTGGAAAAAACTAATTCTAGCAGAAACGCTAGAAAAAATGTTAAAAATTATCAAGGAGAACGTGTAA
- the rsmA gene encoding 16S rRNA (adenine(1518)-N(6)/adenine(1519)-N(6))-dimethyltransferase RsmA, whose protein sequence is MKKRQLLGQHFLVSQSTAKSIVDSAEITKKDTVLEIGTGRGIMIPHLCHVAKKVISVEKDKELYSQALEKFENFPNLTLKQGDGFKMDLDFTIFVSNLPYSESRNAIEWLTQKKFSHGIIMVQKEFAEKLVAKPGSKNHKAITVIANHCTEIKHMMDVKRSDFSPQPKVESVILKLTKKQQISKDLIHTVNKLFSYRRKTLHNVAKQFGILVHSDKRFEDLTNGEIIDLAKQINKN, encoded by the coding sequence ATGAAAAAGCGACAATTACTTGGACAACATTTTCTGGTTTCTCAATCAACTGCAAAATCTATTGTTGATTCTGCAGAAATAACAAAAAAAGATACAGTTCTTGAAATTGGCACCGGTAGAGGAATCATGATTCCACACTTGTGTCATGTGGCAAAAAAAGTGATATCTGTGGAAAAAGATAAGGAATTATATTCACAAGCATTAGAAAAGTTTGAGAATTTTCCTAATCTAACACTAAAACAAGGAGATGGTTTTAAGATGGATCTTGATTTTACAATTTTTGTATCAAATCTTCCATACTCTGAGAGCAGAAACGCCATAGAATGGTTAACTCAAAAAAAATTCTCTCATGGGATAATTATGGTACAAAAGGAATTTGCTGAAAAACTTGTAGCAAAGCCAGGAAGCAAAAACCACAAGGCAATAACCGTGATTGCAAATCATTGTACAGAAATTAAGCACATGATGGATGTGAAAAGATCCGATTTTTCCCCCCAGCCAAAGGTAGAATCTGTTATACTAAAATTGACTAAAAAACAACAGATCTCAAAAGACCTCATACATACAGTAAACAAGCTTTTTTCATACAGGAGAAAGACGCTCCATAATGTTGCTAAACAATTTGGAATTTTGGTTCACTCTGACAAAAGATTTGAAGACTTGACAAATGGTGAAATAATTGATCTTGCAAAACAAATCAATAAAAACTGA
- a CDS encoding DUF655 domain-containing protein translates to MFLERTQPRKYEEYAYVLDFVMRGKSSTVRGRDGIIVTALGEERLTILELLALPNSTFEIGERVYIGKEGRTKILSVLGRLEYNEISSAAQSELSGVVEKIVIQNEQRFIDYLNNAQPLTPRIHALELIPGIGKTYMKTMLAEREKKKFTDFKDLQDRVGLKEPIKQIAKRILEEITGETRMNLFVRR, encoded by the coding sequence ATGTTCTTGGAAAGAACTCAACCTAGAAAATACGAAGAGTACGCATACGTTTTAGATTTTGTAATGCGAGGCAAATCTTCTACAGTACGAGGACGAGACGGAATCATAGTAACTGCACTAGGCGAAGAAAGATTAACAATTCTGGAATTACTTGCATTACCCAACTCTACGTTTGAGATTGGGGAAAGAGTGTACATTGGAAAAGAAGGACGTACAAAAATACTATCAGTTTTGGGTAGATTAGAATATAATGAAATATCGTCAGCCGCACAAAGCGAGCTTTCAGGCGTAGTAGAAAAAATTGTCATACAAAACGAACAACGATTTATAGACTATCTAAATAATGCACAACCACTTACTCCAAGGATCCATGCGCTAGAATTAATCCCAGGAATAGGAAAAACATACATGAAAACAATGCTTGCAGAAAGAGAAAAGAAAAAGTTTACCGACTTTAAGGACTTGCAAGACAGAGTAGGACTCAAAGAACCAATAAAGCAAATCGCAAAGAGAATACTTGAAGAAATTACTGGCGAGACCAGAATGAATCTCTTTGTGAGACGATGA